From the Planctomycetota bacterium genome, the window ATACACACGCCCGGTCACCGAGGAGCTCGAACTTTCGGTCGGCTTCCCGTTCAGTTCGGTCACGTGGCGGCCCGACGATAACTGGGAAATTCGCCTGAACTATTCGTTGCCGGATTCTTTCACCGGCCGCATCGACTACGGCTTCCGCGAAGGGTTCGGCATCTTCGGCGAGATCGCGGGCCAGTCCGAAGCGTTCGCCGTCGACGACCTGCCCAACGGAAACGATCGCATCCTCTTCCAGCAGTCACGCTTGGAGATGGGTTTGCGGTATCGCGTGCAGGAAACCAAGGATTACCGGGCCAACGCCATCCTCGCGATCGGCTACGCATTCGACACCGAGTTCAACGTCGGCTTCGACGTCCGTGACGAGGACAGTCTCACCGATATCAGCGACGAGGCGTACGTCCGTGCGGCGGTCGAGCTTCGGTTCTGATTCGTGAAGCCAACTCACGCGGTGGCCGTGTCGGCCGGTGCTGCGTCCTGCTCCTCTTCGTCGTACGTGCCGAAGATGTCGTCGATGTCTTCTTCCATGTACACGTCGTCGAGTTCGGTCGCGTCGACGTCCTTGCGCATGAGGAAGTAGATGATCGTCGAGCTGGCGAAGTAGAGGCTCATCGCGAACGCGCCCAGCAGCCCGATCGCGAGGTACACCCAGAACGCGATGAAGAACGCCGCGATGTCCTGTGGGAACGACAGTGCGATGAAATCGATGTCGTAGCTGAGCTTGCCGAAGCTCGGTGCTTCGTCCCACACGGCCGGGATCACCTCGCGTCCGCCCTCGAGTTTGCGGAACGAGAACAGCCCGATGAAGCCGTGCGAGAGCGAGAGCGTGAGCCAGACGAACAGTCGGAACACGCTATAGACAACCGCGCCGTAAAGCAGCGACAGCAACGTGTACCACGCCAACGTCCAGGGCCGGGCGTACAGGTAACTGAAGCTGCGGCTGATCGCGTCGAAGCTGTCGGTGCCTTCGACGGCGATGGTCGGGTACATCAGGTTGAACCCGCCGACGAGTCCGACAACGACCAGACTCATCACCATCGCGCCGAGCAGTACGAGGATGAACCCCACGCCCACCGCGATCGGCCCGATGGCGGGGATGTTCAGCAGCAGTCCCGCCAACGCGATCGCGAGTCCGAGTCCCGCGAGCATCAACAACGGGATCAACGGCGCGCTCACGAAGCTGAGGAACTTGCCGGAGGAAAATTTGAGCGCCTCGCGGATCGAGATCTTCTCGTCCCGAGCGACATACACCGCCGCGATGCGGGTCAACGCGCCGCCAAAGACCGCGAGGACGGCGATCTTGAACGCGAAGAAGATCGCAAAGTACACGGGAAACCGGGTGACCGCCCAGGACGGCCCCGTACCCAGCGAGCGGCCGATCGCCGCGACCGCACCGTCGATGTCTAGCCGAAGCAGCGATCCCACCAACTGGTTCAATGCGTCGGTCTGCCACTTGAGCGTCGTTGCGAACGGGCCTTCGCCGTTGATTTGTTTGAGCCGGGCCCAATCCTGGCTCGTCGTTTCGTAAGCGTCCTGCACGCGGCGGTCGAACAACCGTTCGGCGTCGGCGCGACGTTCATCACTCACGCCGTCCAGCGCACGCTCGGCGGCGGCGATGGCGTTGTCACGCCTTTCGATCGATGCGTCGCGCATCGCATCGAGCGACACGCCTTCGGGATTGCCGGCATTGACCGATCGCTGGTAGGCCTCGTAGTGGTTGCGGATGCTCTCGCGTTTGGTTTCGAGTGCCGCTTCGAAATTGTCGCCGCCCGCGGTCTCATGGAACAGTTCGACCTCGCCGGGGACGACACGATCGGAAACGTAGTACCACGCAGCATCGAGCGCCTGGCCGAAGACGTAGAGCGTGAGAATCGCGGCCAACGCGAGGATGAGCATCGACGGCTGCGCCGCGACGCCGAAGGCGCGGAACAGGCGGGTGAACGGAAACAAGTTGGGCCAATCGATGCCGTGGACGAGGGTCTGCGGGCGGATCAGCGACGCGGGTGCGGACCCCGGTTCACCAGGTTCGGGTTGCTCGGCGGGCTCGGACGGCTGCTCAGTCATGGGCGGGCGATGGTATTGGCCCGGCGTGTGGTGAGCAAAAGCGAACCGGTGGGGCGGCGCGACGGTCTAGGGCGACTTGTCATCCGGCGAGTCGACCACGCCCTCGACCTCGTCGCCGTCCCCCTCGACGGCCGGCACTTGGTACTTGCCGTCGAGCCAGCGGTTCAGATCGACGAGACGGCAACGCTTCGAGCAGAACGGCGATGTCGTGGCGTCCGGCTCGACGGTGCCTTTGCAGATCGGGCAGGGCGGTGGCTCGGCGGCGTCACTCGGCATCGTTGCCGGGTTTCTTCGTCGGCTTTGGCTCGGCTGGCTTGGTTTCTGTCTTCGCCTTACTTTCCGACTTTGCCGGCTTGGCGTCGGACTTCTTCCCCGCGTCGGGTTTGTCCGCGTCGGCTGCTTTCTTGTAGCTCTCGGACCGGTAGTCGGTTTCGTAGAACCCGCCACCTTTGAAGATCACACCGGCCCCGGTGCCGATGAGCCGCTTGAGCTTGTTCTTTCCGCATGCGGGGCACTTGCGCAAGTGCGATGCGGACATCGACTGGAACTTTTCGAAGGCGTGCTCGCAGGCGTCGCAGCGGTAGTCGTAGGTGGGCATGGCAGTTCTCAACTCACGGAAGACACGGCGACCTGGGCCGGCCGGATGGTGCGACCGGCGTGGCGGTAGCCGGCTTGAAGTAATTGTGTCACCGTCGGCTCGTCGTACTCGTCGGTCGGCTGTTGCATGAGCGCCTCGTGCTCGTTGTGATCGAACGGGGTGCCCGGTTCGGGGGCGATGCGTTCGACCTGCTGTTTGCCGAGCGTTTGGAGGAAGCTGTCGAGCGTCGCCTGAACGCCGCCGAGGACTTGGGAGGCCGGGGCATCAGGGTCGACTTGCAGGGCGCGCTCGAGGTTGTCGATGACCGGGAGCAGTTCCTTCACGAACGCTCCCACGGCGATGCCGAGCCGCTGTGCGTTGTCACGCTCCATGCGGCGGTTGGCGTTCTGGAAGTCGGCTTGAACACGGGCGAACTTCTCCCGGAACGCGGCGAGCTCCGCCTGGAGTCGTTCGATTTCCGCCGCGGGATCGGCCTCGGCGTCGGTCATCGGTATGTCGACGTCTTCCGGCTGTTGCTCATCGTCCTCGATGAAGTCCTGCTCGGTGGGTTCTTCGTACTGTTCTTCTTGGCCGTTCATGGCGGGAGGTTGGGGTGTTTAGTCGAACAGGTCGCGGAGCTTGTCCATGAAGCCCTTGCGTTGCGGGAGGATGTCGTGGTCCTCGGTGTTGGCGAACTCCATTAGGAGATCGCGCTGCTTTTCGGAGAGCTTCTTGGGGATCTCGATCATGGTCTGCACGAGCTGGTCGCCGCGCTTGTAACTGCGGAGGTCGGGCAGGCCCTTGCCTTTGAGCTTGAAGACCTGGCCGTGTTGGGTGCCGGCGGGGATGGTGAGTTGTTCCTTGCCGTCGAGCGTCGGAACGTCAAGGGCCGCGCCGAGCGAGGCTTGCGTGAAACTGATCGGAATCTGGCAGACGATGTCGTCGTGCTGGCGGCTGAACATCGGATGGTCGGCGACCTCGATGTAGCAGTGCAAATCACCGGGCGGCGCGCCGTTTTCGCCGGGTTCGCCTTCGCCGGCGATGCGGACGGCTTGGCCCTCGTGAACGCCGGCGGGAATCTTCACGGTGACTTTGCGTTTGATGTCGACCTTGCCCTCGCCACGGCACTTGTCGCAGCGGTCGGAGGGGTCGACGATCTTGCCGCGGCCCTTGCAGTTGGGGCAGGTGCTGACCATGCGGAACATGCCGCCAAAGCCCTGCTGCGCGACGCGTCCCTGGCCGCCGCAGGCGACGCAGGGTTTCTGTTCGACGCCCGGTTTCATGCCGTCGCCGTCGCAGTTGTCACAGATCTCCTGGCGCTCGAACTCGATGGTTTTTTCGGTGCCTTCGGCGACTTCGTTGAGCGTGAGTTTGACCTGGGTTTCCAAGTCGTATCCGCGCCGGCCGCGACGGGAGCGTCCGCCGGTTCCGCCCATGTTGACGTGAAAGCCGCCACGCCCGCCGCCGCCGAACATCTCCTCGAAGATCGAGAAGATGTCGGTCGCGTTCATGTGCGAGTAGTCGTGGGTCGCGCCGGCGACGCCCTGGTGGCCGAACTGGTCGTAGCGCTGCCGCTTGGTCGCGTCGGAGAGGACTTCGTACGCCTCGGCGGCTTCCTTGAACTTTGCCTCGGCGCCGGCGTCACCCTCGTTGCGGTCTGGGTGGTACTTCATCGCCAGCTTGCGGTACGCCTTCTTGATGTCCGACTCGGAGGCGGACTTGGCGACGCCAAGGATTTCGTAGTAGTCGCGCTTGGTCGCTGGCATGGAATGACACTCTTGGGCGTGCTAACGGCTGTCGGCGGGTTTCGGATTGGTCAGTCGGTCGGTCCGCACCGCAACGGTATCCATCCCGACGCGGGCGAGGTGGTATCCCGCATCGGCGAGCAGTTCGATTGCCGATTCGGCGTCCTCAAACGCTAAGTTTCGGTGCTCGTAGAAAATTACGCTCGGTCGGTCTGCTTCGAAATCGATCATCTTGAGAATCTCGAAGTCGAACCCCTCGGCATCGATCGAGAGGATGTCGAGTTGCTCGATCCCGTACTTTTGTTTGAGGTCTGCAAACGTGAGTGCGAGCACCTCGATCGTCGCGATCCGGTTTTCGTCGCCCACGTGTCGAACGACATGATCTCGTGACAAGGACGCGACGCCTTCGAGCATCGAGGAGCCATCGTCCAGCCCCGACACGTGATACAGCTTGGCCACGCCGGATGCCGCGGCGATCACGCTACGTTCCACATGGATGTTCGCGTTGTCAGCGTAGGTGGCGTCGAGACGGTCCGCCGCCCAAGGCTGCGGCTCGACGAGAATGCTCTTCCAACCAGGGCGGATCAAGGGAACGAACGGGTCGTAGCCGGCACAATCGTTGGCACCGATTTGGATGCACGTCACGCCCGCGTCCTGATCGAACAGGCTCGTCACAGCAAGCTCGAGCACGTTCAGCAAGTGCTTCGACGGCACGTCCGGGCCCTTGTGAGACCCGAGGCCGTGTCGTCGAAGCACTCCCTTGGCGATGGACTTGAGCATTCAGCACCTCGTCAGGGCGGCGTTACGCAACCGCACCGGCGACGGGCGTGGACTTGTCGTCCTTTTCCTTGAGCTCGGTGATAAGCACGTCGGTAGTCAGGGCCAGGCCGGCGACGCTGGCGGCGTTTTGCAGGGCGGTCTTGACGACCTTGGCCGGGTCGATCACGCCGGATTTGTACAAGTCCTCGAACGTGTCGGTGCGGGCGTTGTAGCCGAAGGACACGGGGCTGGCCTTGTCGAGGATCTTGGACACGATGACCTCGCCGTCCTCGCCGGCGTTGTCGGCGATCTGGGCGGCGGGGGCCTTCATGGCGTCGGCGACGATGTCGAAGCCGAGCTTCTCGTCACCCTTGCCCGACTTCTTCGCCGCGACCACGGCGGAGATCGCGCGGAGCAAGGCCACGCCGCCGCCGGGTACGATGCCTTCCTCGGCGGCCGCGCGGGTCGCGTGGAGGGCGTCGTCGATGAGGTCCTTGCGTTCCTTCATCTCGGTCTCGGTCGCGGCGCCGGCCTTCACGACGGCAACGCCGCCGGTGAGTTTGGCCAGACGCTCCTGCAGCTTCTCGCGGTCGTAGTCGGAGGTGGTCGTCTCGATCTGACGGCGAATCTGCTCGACGCGGCTGTTGATGTCCTTTTTCTTGCCGGCACCTTCGACGACGAGGGTTTCGCCCTTGCCGATGACGACGCGCTTGGCGGTGCCAAGCTGGTCGAGCTCGACGGCTTCGAGAGAGACGCCGAGGTCTTCGGAGAGGAACGTGCCACCGGTGACGGCGGCCAAGTCGCCGAGCATGGCTTTGCGACGATCACCGAAGCCGGGGGCTTTGACGGCGGCGACGTTGAGGATGCCGCGCATCTTATTGACGACCAGCGCGGCGAGCGCTTCGGCCTCGACGTCCTCGGCGATGATGAGCATCGGCCGGCTGCCGCCGACGACCTTGTTCAACAACGGCAATAGATCGTTGAGGTTGCTGATCTTCTTCTCGTGAAGAAGGATGTACGGGTTCTCAAGCTCACATTCGAGCGTGTTCGGGTTGGTGATGAACCACGGCGAGAGGTAGCCTTTGTCGAAGGCCATGCCCTCGGTGTACTCGAGCGTTGACTCCAGGCCCTTGCCCTCGTCGACGGTGATGACGCCTTCCTTGCCGACCTTTTCCATCGCTTCGGCGAGTAGGGCACCGATGGCCTCGTCGCCATTGGCGCTGATGGTGGCGACCTTCTGGTAGTCGTCCTTGCCCTTGACCTTCTTGCTCATCTCGTCGATGGCGGCGGTGGCGGCCTCGGTGGCCTTCATGATGCCACGCTGGACCTGCACGGCGTTGACGCCGGCGGTGAGGTGCTTGACGCCTTCGGAGAAGATCGCCTCGGCGAGGACGGTCGCCGTGGTGGTGCCGTCGCCGGCTTTGTCACCGGTCTTGCTCGCGACGGTGTTGATGAGCTTGGCGCCCATGTTCTCGAAGGGGTCTTCGAGTTCGATTTCCTTGGAGACGGTGACGCCGTCCTTGGTGATGCGGGGGCCGCCGAAGGATTTCTGGAGCACGACGTTGCGGCCCTTGGGCCCGAGCGTGGCTTTGACCGCCTTGGCGAGCGTCGACAATCCCTTGGCCACCGCGGCTCGGGCGTCGGTGTCGAATTTCATTTGCTTGGATGACATGGTGGGGAAGTTTGAAGTGTGAATGCGGAAGGGTGAAGTGGGGGAAGCTGGCTGAGCGTCGAAGTGCGTTCTGCAACTTCAAACTTCAGCCTTCACACTTCCCACTTACTCGAGTACACCGAGGATGTCGGACTCGCGGAGGATGACGAGCTTGTCGCCGTCGACCTCGATCTCGGTGCCGGCGTACTTGCCGTAGTAGACGGTCTCGCCTTTCTTGACGCCGGGGGCGTGGCGCTTGCCGTCGTCGGACTGCTTGCCGGGGCCGACGGCGAGGACTTTGCCCTTGGTCGGCTTCTCCTTGGCAGCCTCGGGCAGGACGATGCCGGAGGCGGTGGTCTCTTCAGCATCGTCACGCTTGACGACGACGCGGTCATTCAGGGGGTTGAGTTTGGTGGGCATTTGGTTTCTCAGTCTTGGCTGCCGGCGACGAACTGTGCGACCGTCAGGCCAGCGGATCGGATTAGTTTGCGGAGGGTGCCTTTGGCTACTTCACGGTGATCTGGGATGGAAAGCGTTGCGATCTCGCCGGGTTTGATCATGACGATGTGACTGCCGCGTTGTCGGGCGACCGACCAGCCGAACGACTCGAATCGAGCAACAACTTCTCGGCCGCTCATCACGGGCAGAGCTGGCATCAGACGGTGACCTCGACGTCAGCGGTCTCAACAGTCAGGGGTAGGCCCTGTTCTTGGCGAACCTCAAGGCACACCGCGATCGCCTCGCGAATGTTCGCTATGGCCTCGTCGCGTGTCGCCCCTTGGCTGACACAGCCAGGAATCGATGGGCACTCGGCAACCCAAGCGCCATCCTCGTCGCGATCGATAGTGATGCGAAACGTCATCGAGGCTCCTTAGTAATCCATGCCCTCGTGGTCATGGTCGTGGTCGTCGCCGCCCTTGCTGGGTTGGTCGGCGATGATGCAGTCGGTGGTCAGCAGGAGTGTGGCGACTTCGCTGGCGTTTTGCAGGGCGGTGCGTTCGACCTTGGCGGGGGTGAGGATGCCGGCGGCGATCATGTCGACGTGTTCGCCGGTGAGGGCGTTGAAGCCGTTGGCGGCTTTGTCTTCCATGACGCGGCGGACAATGACGCTGCCGCTGTGGCCGGCGTTCTCGGCGATCTGCTTGAGCGGGGCCATGAGTGCCTGGCGGATGACCTTCACGCCCGCGGCCTCGTCGCCGGTGACCTTGAGCTTCTTCTCGTCGAGGGCGGCCAGGGCACGGACCATCGCGGTGCCGCCGCCGGGGACGACGCCTTCCTCGACGGCCGCGCGGGTCGCATGGAGGGCGTCCTCGATGCGGGCCTTCTTTTCCTTGAGCTCGGCCTCGGTCGCGGCACCGACGTTGACCTGGGCCACCCCGCCGGCGAGCTTCGCCAGGCGCTCCTGCAGCTTCTCGCGGTCGTAGTCGGACGTGGTGGTGTCGATCTCGCGGCGGATCTGCTCGATGCGTCCCTGGATGTCGGCGCTGCTGCCGGCACCCTCGATGATCGTGGTGTTGTCGTTGTCGATGCGGACCTTCTTGGCGGTGCCGAAGTCGGTCAGTTCGACGGCGTCGAGCTCGACGCCTAGGTCCTTCATGATCGCCCGGCCGCCGGTGAGGACGGCGATGTCGTTGAGCATGGCCTTGCGGCGATCGCCGTAGCCGGGAGCCTTGACGGCGGCGACGTTGAGGATGCCACGGAGCTTGTTGACGACCAGCGTCGAGAGTGCCTCGCCGTCGATGTCCTCGGCGATGATCAACAGCGGCTTCTTTGCCGTCTGGATCTTCTCGAGGATCGGCAGCAGCTTTTGGGCCGAGGAAATCTTGTCTTCGTAAACGAGGATGAGCGGCTTGTCGAACTCGACGGCCATCTCGTCCTGATCGGTGATGAAGTTGGGCGAGAGGTAGCCGCGGTCGAACTGCATGCCCTCGACGACGTCGACGTAGGTGTCGAGGCTCTTGCCTTCCTCGACGGTGATGACGCCGTCCTTGCCGACCTTCATGAAGCAGTCGGCCATGATCTTGCCGACTTCCTGGTCGTTGTTGGCGGAAATGGCGGCGACATTCTGGATGTCGGCCTTCTTGGAGGCGTCGATCGGCTTGGACTGCTTAACGATCGCGTCGACGGCGGCCTCGGTGGCACGGCGGATGCCACGGGCCAGGGCGTTGGCGTCGGTGCCGGCGGTGAGGTAGCGGTAGCCCTCGGCGAAGATCGCCTCGGCGAGGACCGTCGCGGTCGTCGTCCCGTCGCCGGCGGCGTCGGAGGTCTTGCTGGAGGCCTCCTTGACCATCTTGGCACCGATGTTTTCGTACTTGTCGGTGAGGTCGATCTCCTCGGCGACAGTGACGCCGTCCTTGGTGACGGTGGGGGCACCCCAGCCCTTGTCGATGACGGCGTTCTTGCCGCGGGGGCCTAGGGTGGTCTTAACGGCACGTGAAAGCTTCTGGACACCGGTCAGCAGATGCTTGCGGGCTTCGGCGTCGAAGGAGAGCATTTTGGCGGGCATGGGTCTTTGGAACTCCGAGAAAACGGGGTTGGGATACGGGAAAGTCGTGGTAAGCCAAAGCAATTACAACCGGCATGCCAGTTGGAAATCGTTGTTTTGGGGCCGTGACGGTGGTTTCGTGAGTCGAACTGCCGCACTTGTGGCGGTCATGGCGCGACAAACCGCCGATCTGGCAGAAGGCCAGATCGGCGGTTGTCAGGAGCAGCGGATGAGCAATGGGATCAGCCGACCCGGCGACGCAGCAGGGCAAGTCCGGCCACGCCCGCCAGTGCCAGCGAGCCCGGCTCGGGGATGAAGCCGACGCTGGCGAAGAACACCTCGTAGCTGCCGGTCGGGTTGAGGGAGGTGGCATCAACCTCCACGAAGTAAGTCCCATCCTCGGGGATCAGCAGATCGAAAATGAACGAGTCGAGCGTCTCGATCTCGTCGTCGTTGAACGCGCTGGTGCCAAAATAGTCCAGTGGGTTGCCGTCTTCGTCGAGGACGGTGACCTCGGCGTCGATGAGGTCCGTGAAGCGTTCGGCGACCGATTCGCTCACGATCTCGACGCTGAGCAGGTTGCCGGCGAAGAGTTGGATTTCGAAGACGTCGAGGTCGGCCGCACTGCTGAGCGTGCCGGTGACGGCGTTGGCGCGGACGGGAACATCTTCGCCGAAGAACTCTTCGCCGATCGGCTGGATACCGGAGAGGTCGAGAAGTTGCAGTTCGATCGGCTGGGCGGTGGCGAGCGTGTTATTGAAGCCGGCCGCTTCGGGGATGATGTCGTCCACTGCAGCGAACTGGAGTTTGATCGCCGAGCGGTCGCTGAAGTTTGTGAAGCCGCTGAAAAACACGCCGAAGTCGCCGCCGAAGGCGGGGGTGGACATGGTGTTGCCAAAGAACTCGTTGGCAGCAGTACCGCCAGGGAAAGACGGCACAAAGCCGGTCTCGAGCCCGGTGCTGGGAACACCCGAACCGATCGGCCCGAACGCGTCATGGTGGCGCAGTCCCAAGGTGTGTCCCAGCTCATGGCCGCCAACGTTAATGGCGTAGTTGACCTGCTCGGCCGATGAAAACCCCAGCAGGCCGTCGGTCCCGATGAACGCCAGATCGCTGGCGGAGATGTTGCGGAAGTCGATGCCCGTGACGGCGATGCCGCCAAGTCCGAAGGCGTCGAAGACCAGATCGGTATCCGCGCCGGCAGGGTCGGTCAGGGAAAAGTTGATATCGAAGCCGGCGAACAGGTTGCTGAGGCCGGTGATGACGCTGGCCTGCTCGGCGGGGGAGTAAACGCCGGGGATGGCGCCGCTGAAGTCGACGAAGACCTGCTGGGTCGTGCCGCCGGGGCCGATCTCGGCGATCGCGGCGTTGGGGCCGTAGTTGTTCAGGTCGATGGGCCGTTGGCCGGGGGCGAGGTTGGCGTTGTAGGCGGCGATACGATCCTCGACGGGGAACGGCGTGCCGTCCGCGTGGGCCGAGCCCCAGCTACAAATGTCGCAAGCAGCGGCGGTCGCCGCGGGAAGAAAGGTTGCCACCGCGGCAGCCCAAATCAAATGACGTGCGGACGTACGCCCACATACAAGCTCCGATGTTCTCGTAAGACGCATCAATCTCTCACTCTCATGTGCGGGCTGAACCGGCACGGGTTGGGGGAATAGGCGGAAACTACGACTATGGCGAAATCCGCCCATCGGGCAACCAATAAACGACCGTCGGATAAGATTTTATCGGACCGGAGCCCCGAAAATGCGGCTAGGCGAATGGGATTAGGCCTTGGCAAGCTGCCGGAACGCATCCCCACGCTCCTGGAAGTTGGCGAACTGGTCGTAGCTGGCAAAGCCCGGGGAGAGCAGAACGACATCGCCCTCGGTGGCCAGGTCGCGGGCTTCGGCGACGGCCGCGTCGAGGGTTTCGCACACCCGGGCGATCCCCCCCAATTTCAACGCCAACGCGGCCGACGTCTCGCCGATGCAAAGCACGGCTTTGGCCCGCTTGGTCAGCGTGTCGATCATCGGCGTTTCGTCGCCGCCTTTGGATTTGCCGCCGATGATCTGGATCACGTTGCCTGCCGGGAACGCCTCGCATGCGGCGGCTGCGGCGGCGGGGATCGTCGCGATCGAGTCGTTGATCCAGCGGACGCCGTCCGCTTCGTGTACCAGTTCCAGACGGTGCGGTAGGCCACGAAAGTCGGCGCAAGCTTCAACCGCCTCGTCCGTGTAAAGCCCGAAGAGCTTGGCCGCGGCGTAGGCAGCTCGCTCATTGAGCCGATTGTGCTTGCCGGGCAGCAGCGGGGCGATCTTCTCCGGCAGGTTCGCCCGCTTGCCGTACTCGATCACTGTCGCCGGCGTGTAATCCTTGAACCCCCGGCTCAGCGGCGAACTACTCGCCACGACGGCGTAATCGCTTTCCCGCTGGAACCGCACGAGGTTTCGCTTGGCGTTGACGTATGCCTCCTGCGAGCCGTGCCAGTCGAGGTGGTCGGAGCCGATCATCGTGACGACGGCGATGTGCGGCGACCATCCGCTTCGGCCCAGGTGCCAAAGCATGAAGCTCGACAGTTCCAGCACGACGAAATCGTCGGGGTCGATGCGGTCGAGGTGCTCGATGAGCGGGGTGCCGTTGTTACCTCCGACCCAGACGCCATGGGGACGCTTGTGGTCGAAGACGGCTCGGACCTTGTTCGGCCGTTCGCGGACGTCCGGCCGATCGCCTTTGGCGACGACGCGGAGCATGCGGGCCAGCAGCTCGACGGTCGTGGACTTGCCCTTGGTGCCCGTGACGCCGAAGACGTATCGGCTGCGACAACGTTCGGCGAAAAGCACCACCTCCGTCGTGACTTCGACCTTCGAGTCGGCCGCCACCGCGAGCATGGGATGGCCCGGCCGGACTGCGGGCGAGGCGACCACGAGGTCGGTGTCCGAGAAATCGCCGGCATCCGGTTCGTCGCCGATTTTCAGCGTCACGTCACAGCCGTCGATCTCGGTGATCGACTCGGCCAACGCATCGCGGTTCGCCGAGTCGACGACCGTCACGATCGCGCCTTGCGTGCAGAGCCAGCGTGTCACGGCCACTCCGCCGCCGAAGCGGCCGAGCCCGAAGACGGTCACACGTTTGCCGGCAAGGTCGTTCACGCCCACACCATACGAAAGCCCACGCCTTCAGGCGTGGGTCAGCGGTTGACGTTACTCGTTGCAGACCCACGGCTGAAGCCGTGGAAGTTAGAGATTGCGCAGCTCGTCCCGCATCGCCTTCGCGGCGGCGGCGATGTTTTGTTGCCAGTCGCCGTCACCTTCGGGATAGAGCACGCTGCGGCTCGCACTGACCAGAGCGGGGGCGTCGTTCTCGAAGGCCGCGCGGGTCATCTCGGCCGTCGCCCCCTGTGCCCCGTAGCCCGGTAAAAGCAACGGGCTGTCCGGCAAGCGTCGACGCAGGCTTTGCATTTGCTCAGCCTGTGTCGCCCCCACGACCGCCCCGATCGCCGACCAGCCGCAACGGCCGAGCGCGGCGGGGCGGTGAGCGAGATCATTCACTTTCTCCGCGACCATCTCACTCCACGTCCGCCCGTCCGCGAGTTGCACGTCCTGCAGTTCCGCGCTGCCCGGGTTGCTGGTGCGCACCAGGACGAACAGCCCCTTGTCTTCGTCAACGGCGGCATTGACGAACGGCTCGAGCGTGTCCATGCCGAGCATCGGGTTGACCGTCAAGGCGTCGGGCGTTTCGACGTCCTCACCGGCCATGGGGGCGAGGTGGGCCGCGGCGTAGGCTTCGCTGGTCGCGCCGATGTCACCGCGTTTGGCGTCGCCGATGACGATCAGGCCGCGGGTCTTCGCCTCGTGGATGAGCGAGAAATACGCCTCGACGCCCTCGGCGTGGTACTGCTCGAAGTACGCCGACTGAAACTTCACCGCCGCAGCGTACTCGGCGACCGCGTCGAGCACGCCCAACGTGAACGTGA encodes:
- the yacG gene encoding DNA gyrase inhibitor YacG, with the translated sequence MPSDAAEPPPCPICKGTVEPDATTSPFCSKRCRLVDLNRWLDGKYQVPAVEGDGDEVEGVVDSPDDKSP
- the groES gene encoding co-chaperone GroES, encoding MPTKLNPLNDRVVVKRDDAEETTASGIVLPEAAKEKPTKGKVLAVGPGKQSDDGKRHAPGVKKGETVYYGKYAGTEIEVDGDKLVILRESDILGVLE
- a CDS encoding type II toxin-antitoxin system HicA family toxin; this translates as MMPALPVMSGREVVARFESFGWSVARQRGSHIVMIKPGEIATLSIPDHREVAKGTLRKLIRSAGLTVAQFVAGSQD
- a CDS encoding FkbM family methyltransferase; the encoded protein is MLKSIAKGVLRRHGLGSHKGPDVPSKHLLNVLELAVTSLFDQDAGVTCIQIGANDCAGYDPFVPLIRPGWKSILVEPQPWAADRLDATYADNANIHVERSVIAAASGVAKLYHVSGLDDGSSMLEGVASLSRDHVVRHVGDENRIATIEVLALTFADLKQKYGIEQLDILSIDAEGFDFEILKMIDFEADRPSVIFYEHRNLAFEDAESAIELLADAGYHLARVGMDTVAVRTDRLTNPKPADSR
- a CDS encoding type II toxin-antitoxin system HicB family antitoxin yields the protein MTFRITIDRDEDGAWVAECPSIPGCVSQGATRDEAIANIREAIAVCLEVRQEQGLPLTVETADVEVTV
- a CDS encoding zinc ribbon domain-containing protein; its protein translation is MPTYDYRCDACEHAFEKFQSMSASHLRKCPACGKNKLKRLIGTGAGVIFKGGGFYETDYRSESYKKAADADKPDAGKKSDAKPAKSESKAKTETKPAEPKPTKKPGNDAE
- the dnaJ gene encoding molecular chaperone DnaJ, which produces MPATKRDYYEILGVAKSASESDIKKAYRKLAMKYHPDRNEGDAGAEAKFKEAAEAYEVLSDATKRQRYDQFGHQGVAGATHDYSHMNATDIFSIFEEMFGGGGRGGFHVNMGGTGGRSRRGRRGYDLETQVKLTLNEVAEGTEKTIEFERQEICDNCDGDGMKPGVEQKPCVACGGQGRVAQQGFGGMFRMVSTCPNCKGRGKIVDPSDRCDKCRGEGKVDIKRKVTVKIPAGVHEGQAVRIAGEGEPGENGAPPGDLHCYIEVADHPMFSRQHDDIVCQIPISFTQASLGAALDVPTLDGKEQLTIPAGTQHGQVFKLKGKGLPDLRSYKRGDQLVQTMIEIPKKLSEKQRDLLMEFANTEDHDILPQRKGFMDKLRDLFD
- the groL gene encoding chaperonin GroEL (60 kDa chaperone family; promotes refolding of misfolded polypeptides especially under stressful conditions; forms two stacked rings of heptamers to form a barrel-shaped 14mer; ends can be capped by GroES; misfolded proteins enter the barrel where they are refolded when GroES binds), encoding MSSKQMKFDTDARAAVAKGLSTLAKAVKATLGPKGRNVVLQKSFGGPRITKDGVTVSKEIELEDPFENMGAKLINTVASKTGDKAGDGTTTATVLAEAIFSEGVKHLTAGVNAVQVQRGIMKATEAATAAIDEMSKKVKGKDDYQKVATISANGDEAIGALLAEAMEKVGKEGVITVDEGKGLESTLEYTEGMAFDKGYLSPWFITNPNTLECELENPYILLHEKKISNLNDLLPLLNKVVGGSRPMLIIAEDVEAEALAALVVNKMRGILNVAAVKAPGFGDRRKAMLGDLAAVTGGTFLSEDLGVSLEAVELDQLGTAKRVVIGKGETLVVEGAGKKKDINSRVEQIRRQIETTTSDYDREKLQERLAKLTGGVAVVKAGAATETEMKERKDLIDDALHATRAAAEEGIVPGGGVALLRAISAVVAAKKSGKGDEKLGFDIVADAMKAPAAQIADNAGEDGEVIVSKILDKASPVSFGYNARTDTFEDLYKSGVIDPAKVVKTALQNAASVAGLALTTDVLITELKEKDDKSTPVAGAVA
- a CDS encoding nucleotide exchange factor GrpE gives rise to the protein MNGQEEQYEEPTEQDFIEDDEQQPEDVDIPMTDAEADPAAEIERLQAELAAFREKFARVQADFQNANRRMERDNAQRLGIAVGAFVKELLPVIDNLERALQVDPDAPASQVLGGVQATLDSFLQTLGKQQVERIAPEPGTPFDHNEHEALMQQPTDEYDEPTVTQLLQAGYRHAGRTIRPAQVAVSSVS